The genomic region tattatgaatttaaatgatcctaattattttgagcaagctaaaaatcaacctctTTGGCAAAAAGCTATGcaagaagaatatgatacttttcTTGCCAATCAAACTTGGTATTTAGTTCCTTTACCTCAAGGTAAGTGCAAATAATGAAGTTAGTaagtttaaagctagattagttgctagaggtttttctcaaattgaaggcttagattataatgaaacttttgttcCCGTTACTAAAATGCCCACTATTAAACTtgttcttgctttagcttctaatatgaattggcctattcatcaaatggatgtttaAAGTGTTTTCTAAATGGTGATTtgcatgaggaaatttatatgtctcaacctccagCTTTTAttaaggaaggtaatgaacatttagtttgcaagttaaagaaatcaatttatggtttaAAATAATCTCCTAGGGaatggtattcaaagattaatgcattctttctttctcaaggttttattagaagtaaaaatgatccaaatttatatattaaaacatagtgaagatgacattgtgattattattttatatgtagatgatttaattgtAAATTCAAGTTCCAATAATTTGAATTCTGAAATTCAGTTTtaactcaatcaaaaatttcaaatgactgatttaagacttttacattattttttgggaatgcaaatttggcaaacaagtaatggtatttttctatctcagtaaatatgctcaagatcttttAGACAAGTTTATAATGAATTATGCTAATCATGTTTCTACTCCTTGTGAATTAGGCacaaagttaatgcttgatatgcaaactccattagttgatgctactttatatagacaattagttggaagtttaaattatttaactcttactagaccagatattgcttatTGTGTGGGTTTAGTTTCTAGatttatgtctaaacctcaacaaactcactttaaagttgcaaaatgattttttagatatattaaaggaactcttaatgttggtttattttatgatgcaattgtgattttactttaaaaggattTACTGATTCAGATCTAgggggagatcccaatgatggaaaatctacttgtggatattgtttctttgttggttcaggtgccatttcttggaatagtaagaaACAATAGTCTACTTCACTTGGTTCCACCAAAGCTGAATATAAAGGATGTACTAATGCCTCTAAAGAAGCTTTATGGCTTAGAAGATTGCTTGAAGATTTGGCGATACCTCAACAAGATCCAACACCTTTGTTTTGTGACATTCAAAGTGTCATTGCCTTGGCTAAGAATCCTATCTTTCATGCTAGGACCAAACatatttctctccaacaccactttattagggAACCAATTGAAGACAAGAAAGTTTCACTTATATATTGCAAGGGTGAAGATCAAGTTGCAGATGTTCTAacaaagccactttgtaaagagaagttccaatttcattgtaaaaatcttggtttgcAATTCATTGaaaggtttgatgtaaactccccaagtaaagcttaagggggggtgttagaatatttaatctttacttggcttaggtttatttgtatttagtttgggatattcctttggaatccctacatgtaatttgtcttctagtacatgtgtgaggacatgtcatttattttattttcctttattaaggaatattagtttatcctccttaagaggatgttgacacattgcacacacatattatgaatgatgaaattcttagatttgggagttactttgtagcTCAtcttctcatctctatttaagagatgcttctcctCTCATTATTCACTTTAGATATCATTGTAatgagcctctctctctctctctctctctctctctctaggattTGCCTTCATTGATAATacataaggggtttttctttgtttttcccctttcaaaagctctTGTGTCTCCTCTTCAAGTTTTGGGTGATTGCTCTCAAGTTGCTCTCTACTTTGGTAACATCACTTCAATCATCATACTTggatttattttcattttcttgctcttgtatttcctttcagatCCCCTAAATATCCTTCATCTAAATAAATCCTATGCCTAATCTATGGTAGTGTACcattctaaaataaaaaataaaataaaaattaaaaaatgacaaaaatccaaaaaaaatgaaaaaagcaaaaaacaacaaaaatagtaaagaaaaataaattgtcTTATGGTGAAAACAACCTCTAGTGGTGCCTTGGGAATGTATatatggtgaaaacttggaaacagGTATTGCATATAAGGGAATTTCCATTATCCTTTAGCTCCTCCTATTTACCTCATCCTGGCGCAGTATCTTTCATTACTCACCTCCATCAACATGCCTTGGGAATGTATatatggtgaaaacttggaaacagGTATTGCATATAAGGGAATTTCCATTATCCTTTAGCTCCTCCTATTTACCTCATCCTGGCGTAGTATCTTTCATTACTCACCTCCATCAACATCCCTTCTACCTTTCTCAATGCAATATCCTTCACTATCTGCATTTCCACTTCCACAATTTACATTCATCCACCTCACCTTGCACTTCTCCTCCCGAGTTTTTGTGTAGTCTTCTCTTTTCAATAGCTACTTGTGTATAGGGTTCACCTTGGTTCTTTGCATATAATGTAGGTTTTGTCCTATATATTCCTTATGCCCTTGTTTGGGGTTGTATATAGGTGTTCCTAGTAGATAGGTTGTCGGTTGTGTTGTCAAGATCATATCCTAGTTGTTGGTTCTTCAACAATTATCCTCAAGTAGCTTTGTCATCATGATCATATTAGGTTCCTTTTTGTTGATCAATCTCTTCGATCCCTCATTCAATAACCAGTCTAtgcaggatgcatccttcctctagTCAAACAATATCAAATCCTCATCTGTTAGTCCTATTTTCAGCAAAACATATCTAAGGCACTTGTGTTggttttgattcttttttatctatGTTTATCTTTTTGAGAACCTTTGTTTTGTGTCCTCTTAGTCGCCATGATCCTTAATATCATAGTGCAATAGGAATAACAAAACtaggggtttgatcttgttgggtTTTTTTTTTGTCTAGTGTGTTTTTTAATGTGTAACTGGTTGTACCCTCATGTCACTCCattatctcatgttacattggggcatgtCTCTTTGCTTGTATTTTTCTAGCATCGTTTCCTACAGAGTTCTTTGTAATTATGTGTGGTGCTAGAATAACCTTTTGTGTTTGTTTATTAAATCAGTCCATGAATTGGTTGTGAAACTCACCTTGGTTCTTTGTACCCTGGTGCATCACATGCAATGCTAAAGAAAATAAGTGCTCTCTATGATGGCAATTCATGCCAAAGATGCTCATGCTCCTTGATTCCTTCATTAGCATTTTCTATTTTCATTGCATTTGCCCGGTCCTTTTCTTTTATTGGCCTCATCTAGGAATGTGCACACTTCCCTTGTTTTTCTTTCTACCATAAATTTTCCTCATCAAATATCTCTAGAGTATTATGTATTCATCATCATGTTAGTCCTGCACTTGCTCCATGTGCATCTCATCACATGTCatatgcatcacatcctgcatcacaaataggttagAACACAATTCATATATGTTCATGTTTGAATAACGTATTTTACATCCATAGGTTAGTCCATAATGCATATTCATCCATCACATAGTCATATTGTCATATGCTTTCATACATCTCATATTATAAGTCACATAATATAGTGTAATCATGCATATGTATTCCATCCTACATAATCATAGCAATgtatcatccatatcatgtatggGTACATATCTCATTGCTAGGTAATACTTGTCCATCAATAATCACTATGCATACATCCACGTCATAAATataagcataaatcacatatatagtCACATCAATATATGACATCTTGCATCACAAATCTATCAATATATGTAATCCATCTCATAACATGATCACATCATATAGCATAaatctcatacatacatattccATCCTCCATCACAAACATGTTAGTACACCATATCATATGCATCCATACATACATCATCATCCATACATACATGTATCAAAATATAAAAGTGCCACACACATGGGTTGAATAAATCTCCATCACActcatagacacacacacacacacatatcagaATGTTTGTCAAATAATATATGTACAAATGTATCAATATACACATCATATGGTACATCATGAGTAAAAGAATAGGGTACATCTCTGAGTAATCATGAATGGAAGAATAGAGATCACCTCACATGCTCAAGAAATTGCATGGGGTGCAAAGAATCAATACAATCAATAATCTTGTATATGATACATCGAAAATAATCATCTCATCTACATCAAGCTATATAAAAGTGCTCTAGGGAGACTAGGTTGGTCCTTGTCCTATAGGTCCCTATCCCTAATCCTATATTTGGGATCCCTGTACAGATCTTGATATCGAGCATGTACTCTGCCCACTCCCCTACATGTGGCTCCCACCCGATCCACCGATACTCTGACTAGATCTCCCTATCCCTCCGTTGGATCCCTCACTATGTGATGAGTTGGATCCTCTGGCTCTAGGTTGCATTGTGTAGGTCTCTCTGCTCTAGAGGGATGACTCTCTCATACTAAGCTCTGTACCATATGGCCTTGTGTGATAGTACTTGAATCTCTACACGCTACCTCTATATCATCCCAGCCAAGACTGCTTCTCCTCCACCCTCACTCTCGGCCATGTGCCATGTCTCATCCTTCTCCCTCTAGTAGTGAGAGAACCTCTCCTTTTTCCTTAGTCACGCATGTTCCATGATGTCCCTCACAGCTAAAGCTACATCCCTCTCCTACACCAACTGGTCTTTGTCTGCCTGTAGATGGGCCATGGCTCGCTCTATCGCATCCCTCTTCTATCGGAGGTTGTCTCTCTCTATGGTCACTGCCCTAATTCACTCCTCTGGTCTATCCACTGCCTCCTTAAGAGACTCAATCCGTGCTACTAGATCTGATGGTTTTGAtgatctctctcctctctcctcactCCTCTCGCATCAGGGTTGAACCTATTTTTGTGAGCTCTACCCCTAACCCTGcccctatgctggtgcatgtactTATATACCCTCATCTATTTCCATAGTTTGGGCATCCCCTCCTCTTTCCCTCTACCTCTCCTTCCTAGTCCTGGTGCTGCTAGTGTCGCTGATATGCCCCTCATCCTCCTTAAATTGTCACTATTGTTGTCTTTTCCCTCCCCAAGCAAGCTAATATGTATCAAGATGAATACTTCTCACCTATGTCATCCTCCTCCATGTCCCTAGTGGTGCCAAGCCTACTTTGACAATCGTTGAGGGCTTGTTCTCTATCCACCAGGTCATGTATGCATCAGTGACCCCAATATCTACTACTCCTACCCAAGGATACCATGCTATGGGAACAAGATGTGTCTATTGATCTATCAACACTTGCGTATCTCCTAAAGATGGCTCAAACTCTGCTACCTGCTCCCTAGTCGTCCATTTGAATTTATGTGGGGCCGCTAGTACGTCTTATACAAAACCAAACTACCATCAAACCCTATCGAGTCTATACCTCACGATGATGTACTCCCACCTGTCGATAATATACATAGGAGTAATAACTTATGGAATGTGTCGAGGATCCTTTGGCCAACCTACTAAACCCATATATGGGCACCATGTAATCTGTGTTGCATCCAGTTTATTAGAAAGGACCCACCAATGGTCGACATTCTTCATCTCCTTGTAATGCAACCCATATTTATAGTTATATACAATGGGTAAATTAGTCACTCTATCTTCTCTACCTGCTGGTTGGGTGACTGCAATGTTCTCCCAAGTCCATACTTGTAATAATTTCACGTATCCCAAACTACGACTCCTATGATAGCATATATCATGCAACTCCATGTATAACTCCATCAAAACCAAAGTGCCCCAGGCCATAGGTCGACCTCCATCTACTACATCAAAGCAAACCTAGATCATACCAAGTACGACTGATTGGCTGCCTCTATCTGGCAAAATGAAACCACTGACCAGTGTGCATACAAAAAAAGTAGATCCGTCTATTAGGTGGCGCTTGCTGCAATGCCTGATCTAATGATAGTTGCCCATGTCGCATCTCTACACCTGCTCCAATCAGTCTCTATATGGCATCATTTGAAGGTGCTCACTTTGTGATCACCCGTACTCCTCTAATTGGCAGTCTCAAAATGTGATACATATCCTCACTTGTAACTACCATCTCTCTTGTTGATAGGTGGAACATTGCAATGTCACTCCTCGACCTCTCTGCCAACATTGTCAACATAGTCATGGGTGACCTAATATGGGGCATCCGCGCTATATACCCCAGCCTAATAGTATCGATGTGTGCCCACTTAAGAGGGCCAAACTGCTTCACAACCCAAAGCATTGATGATTGCCTGGCTCAGCTGACTAAGATATCCATGCTCCACTGCACTCAAGCAAATCAGTATGTCAGATCATTTTTTTCTACCTATTCATTTTCTTCATGGCCCCTTGGGCCCCCGCTTTTCATCTTTTTTCCTCAATCTCTCCATTCTTGGGAACTTTTCTTTTTCCTAACCACAGGAATACATTCCCATTGGTCCTTGGATCATGGGAACACATTCCCACTGTCATGGTCTGAGATCCCGCAAAAACCTAAAATTTGTGTTTCTTCTATCCTTGCCCAATAGTGGGATTGCAATCCTCCTGGCCCATAAGCTACAGGAACGCATTCCCGCAACCCTAGTATGTGAACCCACTGTTGCGGGATTAAATTCCTAAAACCCCTCTATTCTAATATATTCCTACCCAATCTCGCTCTTGTGCATGGGAGGTGGGAACACATTCTCGCTGCTTTAGCACGTATTCTCGCTATTCACAAACCAGCGGGAATGCTATATTTGCTACTCTAAATGCTAAATGCACAAAAATCAAAAGCAAGGTCTCAATTTTTTGGACATAACTAGAGATCAGTTCATCAACCACGCCTGACACTGACTACCATGTTCACACGATGCCTCGGGGTCTCCTTAGCCACCATCTTGTCTACTACCCTCAAAGCTCTAGAATGTACTAAGAAAATACAAAGGGCTCTCAAATCGCTCTAAATTCTCTATTGTGAGCAGTAAAAGTGAATAGTAAAttttcaaatttgctaatatagggCCTTCTAAAGCCCTATTTTTCACTCTCGGTCCCTTTGAGACCATTTTTCCCCCCATTTCTTCTTATGGTCGCCATTTTGAGTGTTGTCTTTATGTTGCTAATCCTGTTTCTTGTCATTTTTCCTTTCATCTTCCTAGGGCATTTTTTCGCTCTTTGTTCTTAGAGTCATTGGTGTCTTTTGGTCTTCTCATTGACACCATCTTAGTGCCACTGCAAAGAggtgcaaaatgtagacacctaaattttattaatttaattaactgaattTAGTTATCTTGAgcccctttaattaaataattacacattatttaattaattagtgctCCCTCcttttagctaattaattttattaattacgctaaagtccccttttaattaattacgAGATAATCATAAATCAACTAATCAATTAAATCAacccccttcttctattaaataaatcaaatgcataattttgactatttaattcatattttcctttcctcctaatattccctcatagaattcattaattaaattaattaattctatttcccccacatgtctcctaactctaaccctcatctaacctttCTTCTAGCTTTACCCACCTagctaaccataggttttagtcaaccttatccccttccctcaccatatgtgtgcacattcccaaaatattCTAAATTTCCTAGAATTTGGGGAAATATCCTAAATATCCTAATATGTGGGAATATTCCATATTTGGAATAGAACCTGCCTATTTGGGTGTCCttctcccaaataggcatgtgtcttCAGGGGCACATGCCATTCCTCTCCATGATACTTGTCcttcttaaggacacatgtcatttccattcatgacacttgcccttctcaaggacaagtgtctcatttcaTCCCTCCTCATCTTCTATCCTAgcctatttaatcccctcatttttccttcacaaatcatccactctCATTTTCATACCATCGCAATGCCGAATAGTTCACTCATCTTTTGCACCTCCATATCCATTTAGCATACATATTGCATTTCATTTAGCATAATCTTCATCTTGCATCAAAATTATGAGAGAAATTGAGCAACTGCAACATAACGAGCACACATCAAACTAGAAGACAATCAAATCAAGGGTTTTCAAGAGAGTTTGTGACTTATTTGCTTTCATTTGTTTTTAAAATTCTCTTTTAATGTCGTAATCATGAATGTGGTCGATTTTTGTGTTTGATTAGATGTCTAGTTTAGCATTTTAATCTTCTTAGTCTTACACTCACAATTTTTTGCATACATGTAGCATCTTGTTGCTTTCAAGTTGTATATGTTACTAGTCTGCATGAGAACATCTACATTGTTGTTTGTTGTTCAACTGTTAAACAACAAATATTTTAGTGTTTTAATCttgtaatttatttttctttatccaATAAAAAAAACTATGTCAAAAAATAATTTCATACAAGAATGTGTCATTTGTAAGGAAGATAGACCAAACCATAAGGGAAAATTGTATGGGTTGCAATTTTCATTACtataatattatatatcaaaaaaattcaaagtaACTTATCAAtctaaaagttgtaaaatgacaaATTTTTAACAACTATGGTTTACCATTGCCCAATCTAAATTTGATGGTTGTAAAACCATATGTAAATATTTTGATTATGAAttacaattaaaatattataaagacTATATCATATGAAATAGGGGATTCCAAACAAACTATCAAAATTTAAGTAAGATTTTTCCGAATAATATATAATTTTCATatgatttttgaaataaaaaagttGCTTGATAAACAAGGTTCAACCATCAAATTTAGGTCCTAATTGGACCACAAATAACATTCATCTTAAACACCTAATTGACCAGGGGAAGAGCCTCAGTTACTGTTCATGTTCCAATAATtgttcactccttgcacacccaaccccccaattactaacttttaaaaaagaaaaaaacaaataactaaaatcCAATTAATAACTTTCACATGTATTGATAGCCACTCATTTTTAGCATTTAtggaccataattggcccatttgtgcacctttattggtacccatagtgcatGACTACTGGGTCATTTGTGTGTAAGTATAAACAATTTTAAGTGCatgattattggggcatctttaagtaggtatcaggcgacactttgaaatgtgtacttttttactCCTGTGCACATAACAAATGCCACaacatgcatcattactacccaaaagccaaaacaatagctataagcagttaagtcgcatgcaaagacaacaaaaaaaaacatcaaaatccaatgtAGCCTTTAGAATTTGTGGATGCACAAAGTTACCTATAACGACTAATGGTACACTTCCCCTAGATGGCCTTTTATGTGCTTATCATATTATTAAAATTGTATTATCAACAACACACTAATAACTAATTAGGTATTTTTTGTAATTTACTTTGTCCAATAAGGGAAGGGGCCAATTGTCACCCATGCTCTGATAACCATTCACTCCTTGCTCACCCAACCCCCTATTACTAACtttgaagaaacaaaaacaaatgatAATTAAAAGCCCATTAAAATATTCCACATGTCCAATAGCCACCCACTTGTACCCCTAGTAGTTAAAATTGCAATATTTAAATGGAACTGTGCACCTTTATTTGTATCCATAACACACGATCACTAGGGCATTTGTGCACAAGTATTGGTAAAAATAGCTATTAAAGAAAAATGTATTGGTTTTTAGAGGAATATGTATTGAATTAATTGTGCaaatttttgaggtggttgtagtgcacaATTATTGGAGCATCTTTAAGTAGTTATCGAGTGACACCtctaaatgaccactttttgacctttgtgcgcatactGAATCATCTAGCATTCTTCATAACTATCTAGAAGTTGAAACAATAGATTTAAGCTCTTAAGTTAGATAcgataacaaaaaaaaaacaccaGAACTCGTTGCATCGTTTAGGAGCTTAGGATGCGCGAAATAGTCATAACAACTACTAGGGGAGAGGACCCTGTAGTTGAAACCCTAACTTcttgcttctcaaaatcctatgtggaaatttcaaatcactcacaATTTTTTGCAATGCTTACTTgacaagtcccttgcttataactaaggtttgaaggccacatcatcaaataagatgccacattagcatgctttttgccaaggtatcCAAAACAACCCCAAAAAATGTGAGACCAAtacttgtgcactaagtcatgttttattggtgtgctgatgtggcatcatatgatTCGTTGTTGTTTAGATCTAAGAGATACATTTCGTTCAATTATGAGTAGTCATCATCAGCTATAACAACTTTAAAACTCACAATTATCGATACAATATTATAAGAaatattggacattaaatcaataaatatggacattaaatcaacaaatagcTATCACAACTATTGAAACACACtcaactaggggaaaggacccagtagttgtgcaccctaacttcgtgcttACTTGGCatgtcccctacttataactaaggttttagggccacatcagcatgttttttgccaaggtgtccaaaacaacctaaaaaaaagtgaaaccaataggtgtgcaaaaaggccccaatacttgtgcagcggatgtgacatcacatgattggttacttttcacaacaaatggtatatttcattcaattattgataCTTATCATATAACTATTGGtgtatcacatgattggttacttttcacaacaaatggtatatttcattcaattattggtacttatcatataactattggtgcaatgttatacaaagattagacattaaatcagcaagtatgggggtattaaatcaacttCTATCATAAGAATTGAAACGCGCTCAACTATTGGATCATTTCCCCTACTATGTCTCCTTCCCTAATACCTTTCCCTATTTGTAATTCACTTTGtccaatattttgaaaaaaaacagATGTAAGAAAAGGACTTTACTGTAGCTGATTAAGATGGAATCTACCTTGTGATTCGGCAGTTGACTCAGAACATCTGCAACAAAAAAACATGATAAGTGTGGGGTCTAGCAGGTACCCAGCTTCTCAACTTGCCTGAGCAGGATagctataaataaatttaataatacaaAAATCATCCAAATGGATTGACACGTGGACACTAGTGGCAGGGATCGAAATGCTATTGTCCGAAATTTTCTTCTGCGTTTAAGTGCCGGCCCACCAGGAATAAGTAGGTGTTCTGTTTCTGTCAGTTAACAATTATTTGTACGTGACGTTTTATGATGACCCGAAAGGGACACGTGTGGACCCCATGCCTATGCACACGCTACATCCGTAtgtagatatttcttttcttttcgtgAAGCCTAACGTACAAATCTGCTCCGAAACAGACGCGAACCCTGAACCTCTCTGTCCCTCCACGCAATTTACACAGGAGGTTTTGGAGGTTCCCATGGCGGGATTCTGAAGAATTTCTGGGGGCGGAATGGACAGCGAGAATCCTGAGCAATGTAGTCAGGAAATATCTTGTTTGATTTGCCCTTGTACTAAGCACTGTTTCACTCCTTCCGATCCAGACGGCATTAATACCGCTACGCTTGAATCGACCTCGGCATTAAATTGTTTCGAGTTCGACTCCCAAACCGGCCATTCCACGTCGGTCTCGTCGTCCGATTATGATTTGATCTACCAGGAAATAGAGCTGCAATTTAAGCCAAAGCGAAGATCGCGGCGGTCAGATCGGGGCAAAAGAAACAGAGTAAAGCAGAGGGAGAATGTTTGCAGAGCTCGCCAAGCCTGTAACTGCGCGGCAAGCTTCGCCGCAGACTGCGCCGCTATCTGCTGCTGCCCCTGTGTGCTTCTGAACCTCGTCATTCTCGCCTTTGTGAGAATTCCCTGCGCCTTTGCGGCTAGGGCTGTCCGCTATGCGAAGAAGAAGGCTCGGATTAACACGAATTCCAATCATAAGGAGCGCGATGACGACGATGGCGGCGGTGATGAGATGAGGGAAAAGCGCAATTATTATACGCCTCCCTGGTCCTGTATAGTTTCCCCGCAAACAAGCAGTCCTCTCCAAAGATCGCTCAGCTCGAAGCTCGACACGGACACGCCCTGGGCAGAGCTGTACGCGGCTGGTCATTTAGGGTTTGGGGGCGCTgtcatttgaaagaaattagggtTTCTGATAGCCGCCAAGCCGGCCGGCCCTCGAATTTGTTTTCTTGCTTAAATATCATTCATCATAACAAGAAATTTCCTGTTTTGATGCGTTTCTGCCTCTTCTTTTTTGTGCTTTCCTCGCAATTCGTGTCACAGAGCACAGGCGACTCCATTGTTTCATATTTACCTAGGAATGTGTTTGAAATTGCAGATTGTGATTATTGAATTCAGAAGAAGAATTGTACAGAGTAATGGGGGTTGGAAAGCTAAAATCAAGGCCACAGTCAGAATGAAAAGTACTGGAGAGATTTCGATATTTAAATACGGATGGAGGAA from Cryptomeria japonica chromosome 3, Sugi_1.0, whole genome shotgun sequence harbors:
- the LOC131874661 gene encoding uncharacterized protein LOC131874661, which encodes MDSENPEQCSQEISCLICPCTKHCFTPSDPDGINTATLESTSALNCFEFDSQTGHSTSVSSSDYDLIYQEIELQFKPKRRSRRSDRGKRNRVKQRENVCRARQACNCAASFAADCAAICCCPCVLLNLVILAFVRIPCAFAARAVRYAKKKARINTNSNHKERDDDDGGGDEMREKRNYYTPPWSCIVSPQTSSPLQRSLSSKLDTDTPWAELYAAGHLGFGGAVI